ccagaccacctgagggctccacaaagcactctctcttttaagaagggcctgaaaaccttttttaaacaagcattcccctaaattttggtactttttcttccaccattgttttttcttttctcatcttgTTTCTACCCtgagcactttgagattgcttttagcaatgaaaagcgctctataaatgaaatttattataattattattataattcttttGAAGTCACAATGACCTTGACCTTTCACCTATGACAATCAAATTTGAAATCATTCAAGTAGGAAATATCacattcatggaaaaaaaacaccaaaaaaaaaaaagggggttttgTGACATCACGTTGACTTTGCTATtcctgtgtgcgcgcgcggagTCTTCCTCCTCACCAACAGCAGTCAGGGGACAGGGCAACTTGACGCCCCAGGCCTGTGCAGCATGCTGTAACAGCAGGGAGGTCATCCTGCGGTGGGCAAGGGCATTCCAGTGGACTCCATCGTTAGTGCGATGGTGCAGGGCGAAGCGGAACTGGAAGTGGAGGTCCAATACATCGATCCCAAGGGCGTCGGCCAGAGAGCCGCTGTAGAAGTTAGCTTCGATCACGTCGTAACGCAGGTTTGGGGCCTTGTGCTCAATCTGAGGcgacagaaggacagaggacaAAGCACTAATGGGGCAATCGCACCAAAAATCTGCCAGGAAACATTCTTGCAGTAAAAAGATTGGGTCAGGTTGTTACCATCGATAGCATGGACAGAGGGTTATCAACAGCCGTCCAGAAAGTTGTCAGTGAAACAGCattttgtcaaacattttaCTGTCATTATCCTCTGTTAACCTGGTGAAGTTCGTCACCTTTGGTCCTTTCAGGTCCTTAGGAGCGGTGCTGTTGACTCAATAGCTCGTTCTGAGGACAATGACACTACTGAGGTTAAAGTCAGTGTGGATTGAAGGACTGAGCGTCTCAGTAGAGGTAACATAGCAATGCTGTATACATTCCCAGTATGATAAGATCTTTTGTGACAGACTGTGCTAAATTGACCCAACAACACCATATTTCCATGTCTACCTTGGTGTTTTGCGATGACATACCTCAGGCACCAAGAAACCACCCTTGATCCTCTCTGCTAAGGGCATGGTGAGGCTCCATAGGACCAGGGTTTCCTCAGGAAGAATCCCACTCAGCTTGTCAAAGAACCTAGATAAGTTCTCCTTGTAGTCGTCCTTCCAAGTGGAACTGTACCTACAATCCCCAACACATATATTCACATACAggcaaaacacatttacactttgCTTTGTCCTCAGCGACTGCGCTCTGAAACAAGGTTTTTGCCAATTCAAACAGTGCTAGTTCACCACCCTCAAGTTATGGTAAAAAGCAGTTTTATATGATGGGAGGTACCAATCATATTGGATCAgatattctccatgtgcaagAAAATTCCGAAATCATGTCTTCaggtaaatacatttttttttaacaatattgaTCCCAGATACTTGAGTCCGCTTACCGAAGCGTCCATGGGCAAGATACTTGAACATTAATAAATTGTCCCTGACGGCTGTGCCAGTAGTGAATGAATGTGAGGTAGAGAAAACTCTGTGTATAGAATCACTATATGAATGCGCCTatgggtggtcaataagactagaaaagtgctatataaatacagtccatttaccatagaTACACCAAAAGAGAGCAACGAACTGAGGATAATGCTGCCTTCCCGTGGTAtcggaattatggtaaatacgAGTTGCAGAATGGAGATTGCACATGAATTCCCCCTCAAGTCGTAATTATGAGTGGGAAACTCAGACATAATTTTGACACCCGAATTGGGGTGACCAGAACCCTTTAACATGGCAGAGAAGAGGCTTCAGTAATGGATGGTACGCAATCCAAGTATTAGTTTGACTTGTGTACATAATTTGAAATTCCGTAATCTATGTACACTTAACCAATGCCATTTATCATTCTATCCATGAAGAATTGACTATAGTCTGCTAGCTCAAAGTCCTTACATCAGTCATTTCATCACAATTCGAAGCAAAGCACTTGAACGTGACATCTCGTAACTGCAACTTCACAGATGGGATGTAGGATCTTCCGACtagcacgtgaaggcagcatcaGTACTTGAGATTGTGTTAAATTTCTCTATGTCTTCAAAGTAATGTATGATGTGTATCAACCTCAACtggcataaaagcaggaaaCTGCTGCAGTTTCCCCCAACCTCTCATCATCTTAAACTACTGTACAGACGCTCCTTAATGTACAAGTGATATTTTGCAATTTATCAAATGAATGGCTCAAGCACCTTGAAATATCCCAAACACAGGAATTGACAATGACTACATCTGGTTTCAAGCCGTGGCGGAAGTCATCCAGGATGCTCTGCATGTAGCTAGAGTAGATGCGCGTCAGGAAGTAGAAGCGGACCAGGTGGTGGGCGGACTGAAACTGCCGGACCTCTCGGTACTCTGTTCCGTTGTGCATTTGGTTTAGACAACCCCCTTCTACCAGGCAGTCCCGTTCGAAGCTCATCTCaccctgaaaagaaaacagggacAAATAGGAAGAGAGACATCCaatttcaggggaaaaaaaaaaaaaatcaataaatcaaaaaggTGAACAACTGAGAACAGTCTcgtgatataaaaaaaaaaagtgttgctaCACTGAGCTCTTTGAGATTATAGCTAAACTAAAACATTCTTGTCATGCCTATGgactgcatatttttttcagttacaggactctcctcttctttttttattcagcatgtAAACCGGGTGGTAAATGTTGGTCCTTGCCTTACTCCGGAGTTGTTGAAAGGTGAGACGTTTGTCCTTCTGGAGCAGCAGAACAAGGTCCTTGTACACAGACCGCTGGACTAAAGAGGAAATTGTGGCAATCAATCACAGGCAGTCTACAGGTTCAAAATTAATTCACCAGACTGTTAAAAAGTCAATGTAaccgccccccccaaaaagaaaacccctgTCCGGCTTATTCAAGAGCAAAGAGGAATCATTTTAAAACGACATGGATTGCATTCTCGTTTGCAACAAACCTTTATAGGCACACCTGTTCAAGCAGTATTGGAATTAAGGGtcagccctatggtcccacagcccaatggtcccacagcccaatgttCCCAAAGGGCCCTATGGTCCCAAAGggccctatggtcccacagcccaatggtcccaaagggccctatggtcccacagcccaatggtcccaaagggccctatggtcccacatttctaggacattttcaaaattagggttagggctactggataataggttgggtgtaattggctaccaaattgggagaaagggggataaaatctgatacaaattcatgaaaaaggaaatgtgggaacatagggcctaatttttgaaaataatcgtaGAATGTGGGAACACAGGCAGGCTCCCGGAATGAAAGGGTGGACGTTACTCACTGGAGTCTCCCAGCACCACGATGAACTTGTTGTGGAGCAGCTGGCTGGCCTGCTGGTGGCTCACACACttcaccatctctctctgggAATCACAGCAGACATTCCTTCATGGAAAACTCTCCGGAAGTGGGAGGCCCAAATTGTAAATActcagttagcattagcatatTAATGAACTTCCTCAAATTGACCCTGGCGTTGACTTGAATTCTGGTGTACTTTTGTTAAATTTTGGCACAAATTGAACTGATGGAGATTCCTACTTACGCACATCGTTTCAAACTTATTTAGCTGATATTTGCTTCTTCCCGCCCCCCTTTAGTCTGAAAGTTTTTGGATGCAGGTCCTCACCAACTGGCCCCCGGTTCTACTTGAAAAGTTGTTTGACAACTGGAGCAGGTTAAAAGTTGAAATCATTTCTCTTTGCAGACAGACGACCGGAGCTGTGACTCACAGTTTTCCTCGACTCTGCCATCATCCCGCGACGCACAGGTGTAGCCACTTAGGTGACGCCTTCACTGACTGTGGGGAATGTCGGACTTTTTAAAGGGCGCGCAGAACGAGAGGGGcggggattaaaaaaacaacacacacacacacacacacacacacaaaaacagggcGGACTTCAAAAGGTAGGGGTTGCCAGGTCAGtgtcacaaaacagaaaagcaataAAACCCCCAGCACGATGGTCAACCAAAGCTAGCCCAATAACACACAACATGCCTGTGCCAAACCATATCATTACTATCATTCATCAATAATCTCTTTTGGAGGTTTAAGTGACTGGGGTCAATTTGACCCCCTTGCATCAAAAAGCCcatatattttatcataataGCTGGGTTTGTGCTGATTTGATTTggtaaaactaaatattgttGTCAAGCTCTTGAAATAACATAGCAACAATTTAGCAGTAGTAAAGAGCATCGTCAGTCTAGCACCACTTTGGCATGGGGACACCATTTAGAGAGAGACAACACCTTTGAAAAAGAATTGGCCCTTGTATATAAACTCAACAGCAAACAATGCTTGGGTGACCCTCAATTTTAGGATTAAGATTTAAATTGTATGAATGGAGATCAATATTTAACAAACCTGTTTTGAGTTATTTGTTCTGTTTGGTGCAAAAAGTAGTGCCATCCATGCAGGAACACATTTTCCTAAGCATACTCAGAAGGATAATGTCAATGAGATAAATGATAACAATGTACAGAATGAATTGGAAGATGAAAAGCACTGGACATCATATAAACTAATAAACTGAAAAGAACAGCCACAACCACCTTTCAAAACCAATTCTTTATATCAATCATGTGTTC
The sequence above is a segment of the Scophthalmus maximus strain ysfricsl-2021 chromosome 2, ASM2237912v1, whole genome shotgun sequence genome. Coding sequences within it:
- the fam113 gene encoding PC-esterase domain-containing protein 1A isoform X1 is translated as MISTFNLLQLSNNFSSRTGGQLREMVKCVSHQQASQLLHNKFIVVLGDSIQRSVYKDLVLLLQKDKRLTFQQLRSKGEMSFERDCLVEGGCLNQMHNGTEYREVRQFQSAHHLVRFYFLTRIYSSYMQSILDDFRHGLKPDVVIVNSCVWDISRYSSTWKDDYKENLSRFFDKLSGILPEETLVLWSLTMPLAERIKGGFLVPEIEHKAPNLRYDVIEANFYSGSLADALGIDVLDLHFQFRFALHHRTNDGVHWNALAHRRMTSLLLQHAAQAWGVKLPCPLTAVEHTEVTVKQPVYGNASYPTEMCPTNRYNKGRPHNDETTGGCRPARRPQRPFHRRKCEQHGRVGNGYDYRAHHHQHYVPYHEHQPHFEPYHEHHHQHVMRSRQHRHHYAPYYRPNPYAHFGNYY
- the fam113 gene encoding PC-esterase domain-containing protein 1A isoform X2, encoding MMAESRKTREMVKCVSHQQASQLLHNKFIVVLGDSIQRSVYKDLVLLLQKDKRLTFQQLRSKGEMSFERDCLVEGGCLNQMHNGTEYREVRQFQSAHHLVRFYFLTRIYSSYMQSILDDFRHGLKPDVVIVNSCVWDISRYSSTWKDDYKENLSRFFDKLSGILPEETLVLWSLTMPLAERIKGGFLVPEIEHKAPNLRYDVIEANFYSGSLADALGIDVLDLHFQFRFALHHRTNDGVHWNALAHRRMTSLLLQHAAQAWGVKLPCPLTAVEHTEVTVKQPVYGNASYPTEMCPTNRYNKGRPHNDETTGGCRPARRPQRPFHRRKCEQHGRVGNGYDYRAHHHQHYVPYHEHQPHFEPYHEHHHQHVMRSRQHRHHYAPYYRPNPYAHFGNYY
- the fam113 gene encoding PC-esterase domain-containing protein 1A isoform X4, with the protein product MVKCVSHQQASQLLHNKFIVVLGDSIQRSVYKDLVLLLQKDKRLTFQQLRSKGEMSFERDCLVEGGCLNQMHNGTEYREVRQFQSAHHLVRFYFLTRIYSSYMQSILDDFRHGLKPDVVIVNSCVWDISRYSSTWKDDYKENLSRFFDKLSGILPEETLVLWSLTMPLAERIKGGFLVPEIEHKAPNLRYDVIEANFYSGSLADALGIDVLDLHFQFRFALHHRTNDGVHWNALAHRRMTSLLLQHAAQAWGVKLPCPLTAVEHTEVTVKQPVYGNASYPTEMCPTNRYNKGRPHNDETTGGCRPARRPQRPFHRRKCEQHGRVGNGYDYRAHHHQHYVPYHEHQPHFEPYHEHHHQHVMRSRQHRHHYAPYYRPNPYAHFGNYY
- the fam113 gene encoding PC-esterase domain-containing protein 1A isoform X3 — translated: MCREMVKCVSHQQASQLLHNKFIVVLGDSIQRSVYKDLVLLLQKDKRLTFQQLRSKGEMSFERDCLVEGGCLNQMHNGTEYREVRQFQSAHHLVRFYFLTRIYSSYMQSILDDFRHGLKPDVVIVNSCVWDISRYSSTWKDDYKENLSRFFDKLSGILPEETLVLWSLTMPLAERIKGGFLVPEIEHKAPNLRYDVIEANFYSGSLADALGIDVLDLHFQFRFALHHRTNDGVHWNALAHRRMTSLLLQHAAQAWGVKLPCPLTAVEHTEVTVKQPVYGNASYPTEMCPTNRYNKGRPHNDETTGGCRPARRPQRPFHRRKCEQHGRVGNGYDYRAHHHQHYVPYHEHQPHFEPYHEHHHQHVMRSRQHRHHYAPYYRPNPYAHFGNYY